In a genomic window of uncultured Flavobacterium sp.:
- the thiL gene encoding thiamine-phosphate kinase: MIEDKNPQRTSIAQLGEFGLIEHLTKNFDVTQESTLKSIGDDAAVLDFKDKKVVVSTDLLIEGVHFDLAYMPLKHLGYKAVVVNLSDICAMNARPTQITVSVAVSNRFPLEALEELFEGITHASKEYKVDVIGGDTTSSQKGLIISITAIGEASEDEIVYRNGAKQTDLLVVTGDIGAAYMGLQVLEREKQVFQVNPNSQPDLDMYSYLIERQLKPEARRDVRTLLHALEIKPTSMIDISDGLSSEIIHLCKQSKVGCNLYEDKLPLDPQFISTCEEFNIDSTTVAINGGEDYELLFTIDINDFDKIKGNPNFSIIGHMADESEGINLVTRANTQIPLKARGWDALSE, encoded by the coding sequence ATGATCGAAGATAAAAATCCGCAACGTACAAGTATAGCGCAATTAGGCGAGTTTGGCTTAATTGAACATTTAACCAAAAATTTTGATGTTACTCAGGAATCTACTTTGAAAAGTATTGGTGATGACGCCGCAGTTCTTGATTTTAAAGATAAAAAAGTAGTTGTCTCTACAGATTTACTGATTGAAGGTGTACATTTTGATTTGGCTTATATGCCTTTAAAACATTTAGGATATAAGGCTGTTGTTGTAAATCTGTCTGATATTTGCGCAATGAATGCAAGACCAACGCAAATAACGGTTTCTGTCGCTGTTTCTAATCGTTTTCCACTAGAAGCCTTAGAAGAATTATTTGAGGGAATTACGCACGCTTCAAAAGAGTATAAAGTTGATGTAATTGGTGGCGATACAACTTCATCTCAAAAAGGATTAATTATTAGCATTACTGCAATTGGTGAAGCTAGTGAAGACGAAATCGTTTACCGAAATGGCGCAAAACAAACCGATCTTCTTGTTGTAACCGGTGATATTGGTGCTGCATATATGGGATTACAGGTTTTGGAACGCGAAAAGCAAGTTTTTCAGGTGAACCCAAATAGTCAGCCTGATCTTGATATGTACAGTTATTTGATCGAACGTCAATTAAAACCTGAAGCGAGAAGAGATGTACGTACTTTATTGCACGCTCTTGAAATTAAACCAACTTCGATGATTGATATTTCAGACGGATTATCTTCTGAAATTATTCATTTGTGTAAACAGTCAAAAGTGGGTTGTAATTTATACGAAGATAAACTTCCGTTAGATCCGCAATTTATTTCGACTTGCGAAGAGTTTAATATCGATAGTACAACTGTAGCAATTAATGGCGGAGAAGATTATGAATTGCTTTTTACTATTGACATTAATGATTTTGATAAAATAAAAGGAAATCCAAATTTCTCAATCATCGGTCATATGGCAGACGAAAGCGAAGGAATAAATCTGGTAACTCGTGCAAATACACAAATTCCGTTGAAAGCTCGCGGTTGGGATGCTTTGAGTGAATAA
- a CDS encoding DinB family protein, with product MKTLAAQVITPEDLLIHWQGHRALTRRVIELFPEKDFFEFSIGGMRTFAKLTDELLAIAVPGLKAIVTKETTPFSEGTEKLIFKAQYLEKWDEATAEINKYWEKLSIEDFNENFNLFGQYEFPVIQNILYFVDNEVHHRGQGYVYLRALGITPPFFWERQ from the coding sequence ATGAAAACATTAGCTGCACAAGTAATTACTCCTGAAGATTTGTTAATACACTGGCAAGGACACCGCGCTTTAACTCGTCGCGTAATTGAATTATTTCCTGAAAAAGATTTTTTTGAATTTTCGATAGGAGGAATGAGAACTTTCGCAAAACTAACAGACGAACTTTTGGCGATTGCAGTTCCTGGACTTAAAGCAATTGTAACCAAAGAAACTACACCATTTTCAGAAGGAACTGAAAAGTTAATTTTTAAAGCACAATACCTTGAAAAATGGGATGAAGCGACAGCCGAAATTAATAAATACTGGGAGAAATTATCTATCGAAGATTTTAATGAAAACTTTAATCTTTTTGGTCAATATGAATTTCCTGTAATCCAGAATATTTTGTATTTTGTTGATAATGAAGTTCATCACCGCGGACAAGGATATGTATATCTAAGAGCTTTAGGAATTACTCCGCCTTTCTTCTGGGAAAGACAGTAA
- a CDS encoding DinB family protein has product MSLRKIMANYAAYNLWVNQQFVNWLTPKSDELLHKDVPSSYSSIIKTLNHIWETEQYWLSIITETTLPERNENVDLDKNVIFEGLLKTSAKLSEFISSLSDEQLYKAVKIENPWFQCELPISDYLLQVVNHGTYHRGQIVTIGRNIGITDASNTDYNFYNVVKNQ; this is encoded by the coding sequence ATGAGTTTAAGAAAAATAATGGCAAATTACGCTGCCTACAATTTATGGGTAAATCAACAATTTGTGAATTGGCTAACACCAAAATCTGATGAGTTGTTGCACAAAGATGTTCCTTCGAGTTACTCGAGCATTATTAAAACACTTAACCATATCTGGGAAACAGAGCAATATTGGCTTTCTATAATAACCGAAACTACTTTGCCGGAAAGGAATGAAAACGTTGATTTAGATAAGAATGTAATATTTGAAGGTTTATTAAAAACATCTGCAAAATTATCGGAGTTTATATCATCATTATCAGACGAACAATTATACAAAGCGGTTAAAATCGAGAATCCGTGGTTTCAATGTGAGTTGCCTATTTCTGATTATTTATTACAAGTAGTAAATCATGGCACTTATCATAGAGGACAAATTGTAACCATTGGAAGAAATATTGGTATAACCGACGCTTCAAACACAGATTATAATTTCTATAATGTCGTAAAAAATCAATAA
- a CDS encoding response regulator: MTVDITAPFSQLTKRNILIVDDHPFIIEGYKNAITRYNPKEYEFLISQAHDCKSAYDLLQDAETPNFDIAFLDISMPSYEEKDIFSGEDLAKLIIKKMPNCKIILLTMYTELLKIKTIIRTINPNGLIIKNDLTFDELLFAFDKVMKNDKYYSQSVVKMVNQSPHNSIEIDQFDKQILFHLSKGTEHHTMPQYIPISLNAIEKRKINLKELLKIKTGSDDELVKEAKSKGLF, from the coding sequence ATGACAGTTGACATAACAGCCCCGTTTTCGCAACTTACTAAGCGAAACATTTTAATAGTTGACGATCATCCTTTTATTATCGAAGGATATAAGAATGCTATCACGAGATATAATCCTAAGGAATATGAATTTCTTATTTCTCAAGCACACGATTGCAAATCGGCTTATGATTTATTACAAGATGCTGAAACCCCAAATTTCGACATCGCATTTTTAGACATTAGCATGCCTTCGTATGAAGAAAAAGATATTTTTTCTGGTGAAGATCTGGCAAAATTGATCATAAAAAAGATGCCCAATTGCAAGATCATTTTGCTGACAATGTATACAGAATTACTAAAAATCAAAACAATCATAAGAACAATCAATCCAAATGGGTTAATCATAAAAAATGATTTAACGTTTGATGAATTGCTTTTTGCATTTGATAAAGTAATGAAGAATGACAAATATTACAGTCAGTCTGTAGTAAAAATGGTCAACCAATCTCCTCATAATTCAATAGAAATTGATCAGTTTGATAAGCAAATTTTATTTCATTTGTCAAAAGGAACAGAACATCATACAATGCCGCAATATATTCCGATTTCCTTAAACGCAATCGAAAAGCGGAAAATCAATCTCAAAGAATTGCTTAAAATAAAAACCGGTTCAGATGATGAATTGGTTAAAGAAGCTAAAAGCAAAGGACTTTTTTAA